A window of Elusimicrobiota bacterium genomic DNA:
AGCAAATTCACACAATAATGTAGCACCCAATTTTAATCGGGTTAATAGGAGGTAGTGTGTATGAATGTAAAAAAGGCGGAAGTACAGTTCTGCTCATAACCCACGGTTTTAACCGTGGGTGAACGATGTGAATAGAACTGCGTTCCGCCAGAAACATTATAGTAAATTTGTGGCTTGGTTGCAAGTGGAAAAATCCAATTAGTACAATTGTACTAATTGAAAAACGGAGGTTGAGATGGGGAAAATTTTTTTAATAATGATTTTTTGTTTTTTTTCACCGGTTGGTTTGTGTAAAGCAACAGATATTGTTATTTCAATAACAAAGGCAGCAACACCACTAAAAAATTATCCGGGCAATGTTTCCATAATTGGAAAAGAAGATATGGAAAAAGTAAAAGCTGAAAATCTTGACGAGCTTATTACTAAAACAGTTCCTGATATAAATATGCAAGAGTCACAGTACTGCCAAACAAGAACCAGACAGGTAACTCTGCGTGGAGTTAATGAACAGGGCAAAACACTTGTTCTTGTTGATGATATTCCAGTACAAAGTCCCTGTCACGGTTGGCTTGATTGGGATCTTATTTCTCCAGAAAATGTGGAAAGAATAGAAGTTGTAAGAGGTCCGGTATCAAGTTTATATGGTTCCGGCGCAATGGGTGGAGTAATTAACATCATTACGAAGATGCCTGTTAGAAAAAGGGAGACGCTTATTAAAACTTCATTTGGAAAGATGAATACAAAAATTTTGGATTTATCTCAAGCAGGCGATTTTAAAAAATTTGCGTATACTGTCAACGGACGTCTTTTTAATACAGATGGCTATATTGCTGAAAAGAATCCACAAACTTATAATATCAAACGCGATAGAGATCAGCAGAATATTAACTCTAAATTCATTTTCAGACCGACAAACAATTCATCTTTTACCCTTGGGCTATTTCGTAATAATGACAGGTTTGGTAGAGGAAGAAAATATTCTAATTCAGATATGACTACCACTTTTGGATATTTAAGTTTCAATAAGGAATTAAAGTTTACACAGTGGCATTTGAATTTGTATTCAGATTATCATAAATGGTTAATAGATTTTGACCGGCCTCCAAATTACAATAATTTATATAGTGTTGAAGATTTTGACATGAAAGATATTGGCAGCGGTTTACAACTGAACCACATTACAAATCAATTCGGTAAATTTACATTCGGTATTGATAATAAATATAGCGAAATAACGCAATCAGCCGATTACAAAACTGTTACAAGAGAGTCACAAACAAAAGGAAAACAAATTTATCTTGCGCCATTTTTTCAAGACGAATATACCATATTTGATGAAAAATTAATGCTAACATTGGGTAGCCGGCTGGACTGGTACAAAAATTACGATGGTTCTTTCTATGATACAAATCCCGCTCCTTTACAACCAATTGATATGAGTTATTCTGAAAAAGAGTGGTATGGATTCTGTCCAAAATTTGCCCTATTGTATCGTTTGGATAAAAGAACCACTTTCAAAACATCTGTGGGAAAAGGTTTCCAATCTCCTTCTCTTCCACTCCTTTACACAATAATGACTCGGGGGGTAAAAACTGTGAAAGGCAATCCAGAACTTGTCCCGGAATATCTTTGGTCATATGAAATAACAGCCGATCGGATGATAAATAATCGGTTGTTTGCTAAATTCACACTCTATCAGAGTGAAGGAAATGATTTTATTGCCAGCCGCACCATAGCACCTAATACATTGCAATTTGATAACATCTCCAAAGTCCGAATGCGCGGGATAGAAACGGAACTTAAATATGATATGACATTAGACCTTTCCGGTTCTTTGGGTTATTCATATAGTTATACGGAAGTTATTAAAGATGAAGCAAATCCTCAAACAGAAGGTAATACGCTCGCATTTATACCGTATAATAAACTGATTTTTGGTATTAATTACGACGTTCCAAATCTGTTTGCAATAAATTCTAAGATGAAATACACAGATAAAATGTATTCTGATATAGAGAATACCAAACCATTGGTTGATTATTGGACATTTGATATTGGTGTTTCAAAAAAGATATATAAAAATATAAAAGTAAAAATTGATTGTGAAAACGTGTTTGACGAAAAATATGATATTCCTGACATGTCGGAAGATTTAGTCGCTCCCGGGCGGGTTATTAACGGTTCAGTAAATGTAAAATTTTAGAAGTACAAATATAAGGAACTGAAACAGATTCTTGAAAAAGAGAAAAAAACTAGCTGAGGTTATAAATGAATCCAAACTTGAATTTCATAGTGTATTGATGGTGGGACTCGGTGAATCATATCAGGATAGAGTGGAACATATGTTTTACTTGAAGGAATTCCATAATTTTAGATATTTTCCAATTACATGGTTACACAGTCCCAAAGGTTTACTGTTAGAAAACTATCCACAAACTTACAAATGGGAAGTTAGAAGTTGAGTCGCAGATATTGAAGCGTCTAACAAATTCAGGAAGTGGACCGTGTCCAATTTTGTCATAACGATTGTAATTTTAGTGGTTGTATTATGCTTGTATGGTTATATTTTATTTAGCATGCCTATATATGCAATGCCTGCCTTAAAAATTGGGATAGCAAGTTTTATCACTGCCTTACCGCTTATTCTTCTTGCATTTGCACTTGTAGGTGCTTTACAGATTATTTTGCCAAAAACAATTTTTATTAAATATTTAAGCGAGCAAGATTCGTAGTAATTAAGATAATCTCTACAATAATTTTTCCACCAATAGCAGGACTTATTACTCACATATTTTCACGTGGGATTTCAATATGAATTAAAAAAGTTTTCTATTGACAAGAATAGAGAAAAAAGTTAAAATAATCCTATTATGAAACCAACTTTTAGACCGAATGTTAGAAAACGGAAAAAGAAAATCGGATTCAGGGCAAGAATGAGAACAGCAAGTGGTAGAAAAATATTGAGCAATCGACGATATAAAGGCAGAAAAAAACTAATACAGGTGTAAATGGGTCTTGCTCGGCAGTATCG
This region includes:
- a CDS encoding TonB-dependent receptor — protein: MGKIFLIMIFCFFSPVGLCKATDIVISITKAATPLKNYPGNVSIIGKEDMEKVKAENLDELITKTVPDINMQESQYCQTRTRQVTLRGVNEQGKTLVLVDDIPVQSPCHGWLDWDLISPENVERIEVVRGPVSSLYGSGAMGGVINIITKMPVRKRETLIKTSFGKMNTKILDLSQAGDFKKFAYTVNGRLFNTDGYIAEKNPQTYNIKRDRDQQNINSKFIFRPTNNSSFTLGLFRNNDRFGRGRKYSNSDMTTTFGYLSFNKELKFTQWHLNLYSDYHKWLIDFDRPPNYNNLYSVEDFDMKDIGSGLQLNHITNQFGKFTFGIDNKYSEITQSADYKTVTRESQTKGKQIYLAPFFQDEYTIFDEKLMLTLGSRLDWYKNYDGSFYDTNPAPLQPIDMSYSEKEWYGFCPKFALLYRLDKRTTFKTSVGKGFQSPSLPLLYTIMTRGVKTVKGNPELVPEYLWSYEITADRMINNRLFAKFTLYQSEGNDFIASRTIAPNTLQFDNISKVRMRGIETELKYDMTLDLSGSLGYSYSYTEVIKDEANPQTEGNTLAFIPYNKLIFGINYDVPNLFAINSKMKYTDKMYSDIENTKPLVDYWTFDIGVSKKIYKNIKVKIDCENVFDEKYDIPDMSEDLVAPGRVINGSVNVKF
- the rpmH gene encoding 50S ribosomal protein L34, encoding MKPTFRPNVRKRKKKIGFRARMRTASGRKILSNRRYKGRKKLIQV